Within Paenibacillus albicereus, the genomic segment CCTTGTAGTCGCCGCGGATATCGCCGGGGCAGACCATGTTGACGGTAATGCCGTGCGCCCCCTCCTCGACGGCCAGCGTCTTGGTGAACGACACGAGTCCGGTCTTGGCCGCCGCGTAGACGGCGCGATGCGGCCAGGCGCGTCCTTCCATGGCATGGCCGAAGCCGAAGTGGATGACGCGTCCCCAGCGCCGCTCGCGCATCGCGGGCAGCAGATGGCGGTCCAGCAGCATCGCGCCGAGCAGATTGCCGTGCAGCAGCGCGATGATTTCCTCTTCCTCATAGTCCCCGAACACCCTGCGCTCGCGAATGAACGGTCCGGCGTTGTTGACCAGGATGTCCACCCTTCCGGTCAGCTCCAGCGCCTCGCGCGCCAGCCTCGCGGCGTCTCCGGGCTCGGCCAGGTCGGCCCGGATGGCGCAGGCGCGCACGCCGCAGCGGAGCGCTAGCTCCCGCGCCAGCGCCTCGGCGTCATCCGCGCTCGTGCGGTAGTTGAGCACGATGTCGCAGCCGAGGCGGGCCAGCTCCTCCGCGGCCCGCTTGCCGAGCCCTTTGGCGCTGCCGGTAATCAGGGCGGTTTTTCCCTTGAGCTCCACGAATCGTCCTCCTCGCCGTTATCGGCCGGGCTGGGGAGCCTTCTCCTCCGCCAGGCTCGCCAGGTAGGCGAAAGCCAGCTGCAGGGAAGCCGCCGCAAGCTCCAGGCCGCTCGCCATGTCCTCCAGCTGGTCGGAGATGCTCTCCAGGCCGATTTCCTCGCCGAAATGGAGATGCATCTGCAGCAGATCGTCCTGCAGCTCGGAGTTCAGGTTGTGAATCTCCTCGTTGCGGCGCTTGCGCAGCCTCGCGACGGGCTTGTCATGCTTGGCCTTCAGGTCGCTCAGCGGACCCGCGAGAGCAGGATGCAGCTTCTTTTCGCGCATGCGGCGCAGCACCGTGAAGTAGGAGAAGCGAACCTTGAACTGCTGCGTGTTCAGCGCCAGGGCGTCGTTCAGCAGCGTGCCGAGCTTGTCCAGCAGGGAGAACAGGCGGATGAAGGCATTTTTGTCGAAATAGACGTAGCGACGGTACTGCAGCCGCTCCTCCGGAGGCATGTCCGCCCAGGAATCGCTCGTCACGAGCGCGCCGTAGCGCGAAGCCGCATAGCAGCTCTGCTCCAGCTCGTCGAGCGAGGCCATCAAGCCGAACGTCATGACCTCCCGGGTACGCGCCTTATGGTCCTGGTCGCGTCCTGAAGCAACATAAAGATGCAAGGCCGAGGCGTAAGCCTGCATGGCCTTCAGCGCCTCGGCGACGTGGCCGGCAGGCGCTGCCGGCTCTTCTCCAAACAACGCGCGGAGCATAAGCCGACCTCCTCTAGGATGTAATTCAAGCTCCGGGGAAATATTCCTTCCACCGCTTGTCGACCAGCTGCACGATATCTTCGCGCGGGAACAGCTCATCCGGGTAGCCCGGCTTCATGCGGGCGTCGATGACGATCGGCAGATGATAGGCCAGATGATGGCGGCGCGCATCGGCCAGCGCGTAGATGTCGTCGGCCGGATTGAAGCGCGTGAACACCGTCCACAGGAACGGCGTCTGCGCGGAGGCGACGGTGGACGCATCGTCGACGAGCACGATGAGCGGCCACTCGGTGCCGCGTGCGGCGACGCGCTCCAGCAGCTTGGCCGGCAGCTCCGGGTCGGCGGCGTATGAGGCGCCCGAGACGACGAGCGCGCCTTTGCAGTAGAC encodes:
- a CDS encoding SDR family oxidoreductase, with product MELKGKTALITGSAKGLGKRAAEELARLGCDIVLNYRTSADDAEALARELALRCGVRACAIRADLAEPGDAARLAREALELTGRVDILVNNAGPFIRERRVFGDYEEEEIIALLHGNLLGAMLLDRHLLPAMRERRWGRVIHFGFGHAMEGRAWPHRAVYAAAKTGLVSFTKTLAVEEGAHGITVNMVCPGDIRGDYKEKSIADVQGIADDDSPLGRPGTGEDVARVIAFLCLPQSDFLTGNIIDVTGGFDPIRTSIKPQASG
- a CDS encoding Cthe_2314 family HEPN domain-containing protein, which translates into the protein MLRALFGEEPAAPAGHVAEALKAMQAYASALHLYVASGRDQDHKARTREVMTFGLMASLDELEQSCYAASRYGALVTSDSWADMPPEERLQYRRYVYFDKNAFIRLFSLLDKLGTLLNDALALNTQQFKVRFSYFTVLRRMREKKLHPALAGPLSDLKAKHDKPVARLRKRRNEEIHNLNSELQDDLLQMHLHFGEEIGLESISDQLEDMASGLELAAASLQLAFAYLASLAEEKAPQPGR